One Acutalibacter muris DNA window includes the following coding sequences:
- a CDS encoding UDP-N-acetylmuramoyl-tripeptide--D-alanyl-D-alanine ligase, with amino-acid sequence MKLTLFEIAGLAGGRILRGDPGAVVTNFFTDSRCAGPGLMFVPIRGENNDGHDFIGSAFRNGAAASFTDHPMEAEGPLVLVEDCRAALQRAAEKYRERFSLPILGITGSVGKTTAKEMAALAIGAGHKVWKTPGNANSQVGVPITVCGLEPEHTAAVVEMGVSMPGEMERIARVVKPTCGIITTIGTSHIEFMKTRENIMAEKVKLADYLKSDAPLFVSGDNDLLSSLDSGGRYRIVTFGLSEGCMWRGTDLETDSGGQSFLCRTPDGRTQSVRLPAPGSHMACDALAALAAADWLGVPLPDAARALAGYIPPKMRQVISQEGGVLLIDDSYNASPDSMRSALGLLAGQEISGQRFAVLAGMRELGDYTQQGHLETGAYAKELGIDTLIAVGELGEIIAEGYGPGAICAKDNAQAWELLRELLRPGDAVLVKGSRGMKTEGIVEKIKENHIC; translated from the coding sequence ATGAAGCTTACGCTTTTCGAAATTGCCGGCCTTGCCGGCGGCAGAATATTACGCGGCGACCCGGGCGCGGTGGTGACGAACTTTTTTACCGACAGCCGGTGCGCGGGACCCGGGCTGATGTTCGTGCCCATAAGGGGCGAGAATAACGACGGCCACGACTTCATAGGCTCCGCCTTTAGAAACGGCGCCGCCGCCAGCTTTACGGACCACCCCATGGAGGCGGAGGGCCCCCTGGTGCTGGTGGAGGACTGCCGGGCCGCCTTACAGAGGGCAGCGGAGAAGTACCGGGAGAGGTTCAGCCTCCCTATCCTGGGCATAACCGGGAGCGTGGGCAAGACCACCGCCAAGGAGATGGCCGCCCTGGCCATAGGCGCGGGGCATAAGGTATGGAAGACCCCCGGCAACGCCAACAGCCAGGTGGGCGTGCCCATAACCGTCTGCGGCCTAGAGCCGGAGCATACCGCCGCCGTGGTGGAGATGGGCGTAAGTATGCCCGGGGAGATGGAGCGCATCGCCCGGGTGGTAAAACCCACCTGCGGGATAATCACCACCATCGGCACCTCCCATATCGAGTTCATGAAAACCCGAGAGAATATCATGGCAGAGAAGGTGAAGCTTGCGGACTATCTCAAGTCTGACGCTCCCCTGTTCGTCTCGGGGGACAACGACCTGCTGTCTTCTTTAGACAGCGGGGGCCGCTATAGAATTGTGACCTTCGGCCTTTCTGAAGGGTGTATGTGGCGGGGCACGGACCTAGAAACGGACAGCGGGGGCCAGAGCTTCCTCTGCCGCACCCCCGACGGCCGCACACAGTCCGTGCGCCTACCGGCGCCGGGCAGCCATATGGCCTGCGATGCGCTGGCCGCGCTGGCTGCTGCCGACTGGCTGGGGGTACCGCTCCCCGACGCGGCTCGGGCGCTGGCGGGATATATCCCGCCGAAAATGCGCCAGGTCATCTCTCAGGAGGGGGGCGTGCTGCTTATCGACGACAGCTACAACGCCAGCCCCGACTCCATGCGCAGCGCCCTCGGCCTGCTGGCCGGACAGGAAATATCCGGGCAAAGGTTCGCGGTGCTGGCGGGTATGCGGGAACTGGGGGACTATACCCAACAAGGCCATCTTGAGACCGGCGCGTATGCGAAGGAGCTGGGCATAGATACCCTTATCGCCGTGGGCGAGCTTGGTGAGATAATTGCCGAGGGGTACGGCCCCGGGGCCATATGCGCGAAGGACAACGCCCAGGCCTGGGAGCTTTTGAGGGAACTTCTAAGGCCCGGGGACGCTGTGCTCGTAAAGGGCTCCAGGGGGATGAAGACCGAGGGGATAGTCGAAAAGATCAAGGAGAACCATATATGCTAA
- a CDS encoding C1 family peptidase: MNKGISLTQLEEFEKDFHRDPAKRVAQLAVTANGVNQSATDPFAARRDRFQFSVELKTGHITNQKSSGRCWMFAALNTMRVEVMRKLNLEDFELSQNYLLFYDKLEKSNYFLESILDTLDEPTNGRVIAHLLGAPLNDGGQWDMLCNLVDKYGVVPKDAMPETACSSGTWEVTSYMTRKLREFARVLRTGHAGGKTVEQLREMKEAMLCTIYNMLCIAFGNPPKTFTFEARDKDKTFIRETDMTGRSFYEKYVGWELSDYVSLINATTADKPFHKTFTVKLLGNVKEGRPVKYLNLPVEDLKKAAIRQMQDGAPVWFGCDVGKSSTRKTGIMDLEALRPDQLFGVEFGMDKAQRLDYGDSLMTHAMVFQGVNLDENGAPDRWKVENSWGDEPGEKGYFVMSDDWFTEYTYQVVVHKKYLTDEQRAELDQAPIELEPWDPMGSLA; this comes from the coding sequence TTTCACCGGGACCCGGCAAAGCGGGTGGCCCAGCTGGCGGTAACAGCAAACGGCGTGAACCAGAGCGCCACAGATCCCTTTGCCGCCCGGCGGGACCGCTTCCAATTCTCGGTGGAGCTGAAGACCGGGCATATCACCAACCAGAAATCCTCGGGGCGCTGCTGGATGTTCGCGGCGCTGAACACCATGCGGGTGGAGGTCATGAGAAAGCTGAACCTGGAGGATTTCGAGCTCTCCCAGAATTACCTGCTCTTTTACGACAAGCTGGAGAAGTCCAACTACTTCCTTGAGAGTATCTTAGATACCCTTGATGAACCCACCAACGGCCGGGTGATAGCCCACCTGTTGGGCGCGCCCCTGAACGATGGCGGTCAGTGGGATATGCTGTGCAATTTGGTGGATAAGTACGGCGTTGTGCCCAAGGACGCCATGCCCGAGACAGCCTGCTCCTCGGGCACCTGGGAGGTCACCTCCTACATGACCCGCAAGCTTCGGGAGTTCGCCCGCGTTTTACGCACCGGCCATGCCGGGGGCAAGACCGTGGAGCAGCTGCGGGAAATGAAGGAAGCTATGCTCTGCACCATCTACAATATGCTCTGCATCGCCTTTGGCAACCCGCCCAAAACCTTCACCTTTGAAGCCAGGGACAAGGACAAGACGTTTATCCGGGAGACAGATATGACCGGGCGGAGCTTCTATGAAAAATATGTAGGCTGGGAGCTCTCGGACTACGTCAGCCTGATAAACGCCACCACCGCTGACAAGCCCTTCCATAAAACCTTTACCGTGAAGCTGTTGGGCAACGTGAAGGAGGGCAGGCCCGTGAAGTACCTAAACCTGCCCGTTGAGGACCTGAAGAAGGCCGCCATACGCCAGATGCAGGACGGCGCGCCGGTTTGGTTCGGCTGCGACGTGGGCAAGAGCTCCACCAGGAAGACCGGCATCATGGACCTGGAGGCCCTGCGCCCGGACCAGCTTTTCGGGGTGGAGTTCGGCATGGATAAGGCCCAGCGCCTGGACTACGGCGACAGCCTGATGACCCACGCCATGGTGTTCCAGGGGGTGAACCTGGACGAGAACGGCGCTCCTGACCGCTGGAAGGTAGAGAACAGCTGGGGTGACGAGCCCGGGGAGAAGGGGTACTTTGTCATGAGCGACGACTGGTTTACCGAGTACACCTATCAGGTAGTGGTACATAAGAAGTACCTGACCGACGAGCAGCGGGCCGAGCTGGACCAGGCTCCCATCGAGCTGGAGCCCTGGGACCCTATGGGCTCGCTGGCATAA